Proteins co-encoded in one Paraburkholderia terrae genomic window:
- a CDS encoding GspE/PulE family protein: MRTSSLSAAPSPNVATNRPALQPTTPDADNPPAVRLLADTLQEAARLNASDLHVEPMEHGWRMRLRVDGVLHELARPPAHLRDAFITRVKVLARMDIAERRVPQDGRLRLPIAAGRVEDYRVNSLPTLFGEKLVLRRLEALPANLSLDSLGLAPGQRDIVDRSIRSPHGLVLVTGPTGSGKTMSLYCFLQLLNAESRNLCSVEDPAEIQLAGINQVSVRDKAGLTFAVALRAFLRQDPDVIMVGEIRDEETADVAVKAAQTGHLVLSTLHTNDAPAAIARLIDIGVEPYNLAAALRLVTAQRLVRRLCPGCRQAALETPTSLRAAGVSDDQIAYWRPYVPQGCEACHGIGFRGRVGVHQTMPVSDAMRELIVARAGTHEIARQAHVERVQTLREAALARAFDGTTSLAEALSATEVA, encoded by the coding sequence ATGCGCACCTCTTCTCTGTCCGCAGCACCCTCGCCCAACGTCGCCACGAACAGGCCGGCGCTTCAACCCACCACGCCTGACGCGGACAACCCGCCCGCCGTACGCTTGCTCGCCGACACGCTACAGGAAGCTGCGCGCCTCAATGCATCGGATCTGCACGTCGAACCGATGGAGCACGGCTGGAGGATGCGTCTGCGCGTCGACGGCGTGCTGCACGAGCTGGCGCGGCCACCCGCGCATTTGCGCGACGCGTTCATCACGCGCGTGAAAGTGCTGGCGCGCATGGATATCGCTGAGCGGCGCGTGCCGCAGGACGGCCGCTTGCGCCTGCCAATCGCGGCAGGTCGCGTCGAAGACTATCGCGTGAACTCGCTGCCCACGCTGTTCGGCGAAAAACTCGTGCTGCGGCGACTCGAAGCTCTGCCCGCGAATCTCTCGCTCGATTCGCTCGGACTCGCGCCCGGGCAGCGCGACATCGTGGACCGGTCGATCCGCTCACCTCACGGGCTCGTGCTCGTCACGGGTCCGACGGGAAGCGGCAAGACGATGTCGCTGTACTGCTTCCTGCAACTGCTGAATGCCGAGTCGCGCAATCTCTGTTCGGTCGAAGATCCAGCCGAAATCCAGCTCGCGGGCATCAACCAGGTCAGCGTGCGCGACAAGGCCGGGTTGACGTTTGCCGTCGCGCTGCGCGCGTTCCTGCGTCAGGACCCGGACGTCATCATGGTCGGCGAAATCCGTGACGAAGAGACAGCCGACGTCGCAGTCAAGGCAGCGCAAACAGGGCACCTCGTCCTGTCGACACTGCATACGAACGATGCACCCGCGGCCATCGCGCGTCTGATCGACATCGGCGTCGAGCCCTACAACCTCGCGGCCGCGTTGCGACTCGTCACGGCGCAGCGGCTCGTGCGGCGTCTGTGTCCCGGATGCAGACAAGCCGCGTTGGAAACGCCCACTTCGCTACGCGCGGCCGGCGTATCCGACGATCAGATCGCGTACTGGCGCCCCTACGTTCCACAGGGATGCGAAGCGTGTCATGGGATCGGCTTTCGCGGACGCGTCGGCGTTCATCAAACCATGCCGGTTTCGGACGCGATGCGCGAACTCATCGTCGCGCGCGCCGGTACGCATGAGATCGCGCGGCAGGCACACGTCGAGCGCGTGCAGACCTTGCGCGAAGCCGCGCTGGCCCGCGCATTCGACGGCACGACAAGCCTCGCCGAAGCATTGAGCGCAACGGAGGTCGCATGA
- a CDS encoding type II secretion system F family protein — MTATTMQEQRFEWRAFDAQGVRRRGTVVAPDLPTARALLKQDALYAVEWTARGAAPQPKVRAADVTLFTRQLSSLLRAGLPLAPSLELLAHASSNEHARTKGMPRILHALARDITAGLGFSSALARHPAQFGALYCQLVEVGEASGALSTVLARLADDRERAAAQRAKVRAALTYPVAILLLALAITVALLVWVVPTFKQIFDGFGAKLPAPTQLVLAMSAAAGRWSVPLASLACVLVFAMRRVLRRSEAARLQFARATLRLPVAGSLLTTLCAARWSRALGTLLSAGTPLADAFDSLTHATGNAWFDRATVAISAQLRRGVRLAPAMREAQCFPEEIVQPVAIAEESGTLDTMLLDVASLSDRQVDEKIAGLASLCEPLVIVVLGGLVGGLVVAMYLPIIQLGNVV; from the coding sequence ATGACGGCTACGACCATGCAGGAACAGCGCTTCGAGTGGCGTGCGTTCGACGCGCAAGGCGTGCGTCGGCGCGGCACGGTAGTGGCGCCGGATCTCCCGACGGCGCGCGCGTTGCTGAAACAGGACGCGCTCTATGCCGTCGAATGGACTGCGCGCGGCGCAGCGCCTCAGCCCAAAGTACGCGCCGCCGACGTTACGTTGTTCACCCGCCAGTTGTCGAGTCTGCTGCGCGCGGGCTTGCCGCTTGCGCCATCGCTCGAACTGTTGGCTCATGCATCATCGAATGAGCACGCGCGAACCAAAGGCATGCCGCGCATCCTGCACGCGTTGGCGCGTGATATCACCGCAGGCTTGGGCTTTTCGTCGGCGCTTGCCCGTCACCCGGCGCAGTTCGGCGCGCTGTACTGCCAACTGGTCGAGGTCGGCGAGGCGTCGGGCGCGCTGTCGACCGTCCTCGCCCGGCTCGCCGACGACCGCGAGCGCGCCGCCGCCCAGCGCGCGAAAGTGCGCGCCGCGCTCACCTATCCCGTCGCAATCCTGCTGCTCGCGCTCGCGATCACAGTCGCGCTGCTCGTGTGGGTCGTCCCGACGTTCAAGCAGATCTTCGACGGCTTCGGCGCGAAGCTGCCGGCGCCGACGCAACTCGTACTCGCGATGTCAGCCGCGGCTGGCCGCTGGAGCGTGCCGCTCGCCTCGCTCGCGTGCGTGCTCGTCTTCGCGATGCGTCGCGTATTGCGGCGCTCGGAAGCCGCTCGTCTGCAGTTCGCCCGCGCGACGCTGCGTCTGCCCGTCGCCGGCTCGCTGCTCACGACGCTGTGCGCAGCGCGCTGGAGCCGCGCGCTCGGCACGTTGCTGTCGGCCGGCACGCCGCTCGCCGATGCATTCGATTCGCTCACGCATGCAACGGGCAACGCGTGGTTCGATCGCGCGACGGTCGCGATCTCAGCGCAACTTAGACGCGGCGTGCGGCTCGCGCCCGCGATGCGTGAAGCGCAATGTTTCCCCGAAGAAATCGTGCAACCCGTCGCCATCGCCGAAGAGTCGGGCACGCTGGATACGATGCTGCTCGACGTGGCGTCGCTGAGCGATCGTCAGGTAGACGAAAAGATTGCGGGCCTCGCGAGCCTGTGCGAGCCGCTCGTGATCGTCGTGCTGGGCGGCTTGGTCGGCGGTCTGGTCGTCGCGATGTATCTTCCCATCATCCAACTTGGCAACGTGGTGTAG
- a CDS encoding ATP-binding protein → MDKLEQFLSRAEAVLVRLEAMLPPASPQIDWSAAVAFRWRKRQGRGYLQPVPAISLISLDDLQNIDRQKNLIEQNTKQFVSKQPANNVLLTGARGTGKSSLIKACLNAYSKDGLRLIEVDKDDLHDLGDIVDLISARPERFIVFCDDLSFEEGESGYKALKVALDGSVAAQSDNVLIYATSNRRHLLPEYMSDNETYKHTSDGEIHPGEVVEEKISLSERFGLWVSFYPFKQDDYLSIVAHWLHHFGCNDADVESARGDALIWALERGSRSGRVAWQFARDWSGKRAQA, encoded by the coding sequence ATGGATAAACTCGAACAATTCCTGAGCCGCGCCGAAGCCGTGCTGGTGCGGCTCGAAGCGATGCTTCCGCCGGCTTCGCCGCAAATCGACTGGTCCGCGGCTGTTGCGTTCCGCTGGCGCAAGCGCCAGGGGCGCGGCTACTTGCAGCCGGTTCCCGCAATCTCGCTGATTTCGCTCGACGATCTGCAGAACATCGATCGCCAGAAAAACCTGATCGAGCAGAACACGAAGCAGTTCGTCAGCAAGCAGCCCGCCAACAACGTGCTCCTCACGGGCGCGCGCGGCACGGGCAAGTCGTCGCTGATCAAGGCGTGCCTGAACGCGTACTCGAAGGACGGACTGCGTCTGATCGAAGTCGACAAGGACGATCTGCATGATCTGGGCGATATCGTCGATCTGATTTCGGCGCGCCCTGAGCGCTTCATCGTGTTCTGCGACGACCTGTCGTTCGAAGAAGGCGAGTCGGGCTACAAGGCGCTGAAGGTTGCGCTAGATGGATCGGTGGCCGCGCAGTCGGACAATGTGCTGATCTACGCGACGTCGAACCGCCGCCATCTGCTGCCCGAGTACATGAGCGACAACGAGACGTACAAGCACACGTCCGACGGCGAAATTCATCCGGGCGAAGTGGTCGAAGAAAAGATCTCGCTGTCCGAGCGTTTTGGCCTGTGGGTCAGTTTCTACCCGTTCAAGCAGGACGACTATCTGTCGATCGTCGCGCACTGGCTGCACCACTTCGGCTGCAACGATGCCGACGTCGAGTCGGCGCGTGGTGACGCGCTGATCTGGGCGCTGGAACGCGGCTCGCGTTCGGGGCGCGTCGCGTGGCAGTTCGCGCGCGACTGGTCCGGCAAGCGGGCACAGGCATGA
- the argJ gene encoding bifunctional glutamate N-acetyltransferase/amino-acid acetyltransferase ArgJ, which yields MAVNFPSIDPAQLHPVAGVTLGWAEANIRKPNRKDVLVISVDEGATVAGVFTLNRFCAAPVTVCREHLEHVRTGGKGIRALVVNTGNANAGTGEPGMAHARETCDELARLAGIAPEQVLPFSTGVILEPLPIDRLKAGLPAALANRQAAHWYDAAQAIMTTDTLPKAVSRQVKVDGHTVTMTGISKGAGMIKPNMATMLGFLAFDANVAQPVLDELVKHVADRSFNCVTIDGDTSTNDSFILIASGKSSLPAITSTDSPAYVALRDAVTETAQTLSQLIVRDGEGATKFMTVQVEGGSTVAECRQIAYAIGHSPLVKTAFYASDPNLGRILAAIGYAGVTDLDVGKIDLYLDDVLVAKAGGRNPEYKEEDGQRVMKKAEILIRVVLGRGDAQATIWTCDLSHDYVSINADYRS from the coding sequence ATGGCTGTCAATTTCCCCTCGATCGATCCCGCCCAACTCCATCCCGTCGCCGGCGTCACGCTAGGCTGGGCCGAGGCGAATATCCGCAAGCCGAACCGCAAGGACGTGCTCGTCATTTCCGTCGACGAAGGCGCGACGGTCGCGGGCGTGTTCACGTTGAACCGCTTTTGCGCAGCGCCCGTGACGGTGTGCCGCGAGCATCTGGAGCACGTGCGCACGGGCGGCAAGGGCATTCGCGCACTGGTCGTGAACACGGGCAATGCGAACGCGGGCACGGGCGAACCGGGCATGGCGCACGCGCGCGAAACGTGCGACGAACTCGCGCGCCTCGCGGGTATCGCGCCCGAGCAGGTGCTGCCGTTCTCGACGGGCGTGATTCTGGAGCCGCTGCCTATCGATCGGCTGAAAGCCGGTTTGCCGGCCGCGCTGGCGAACCGTCAGGCTGCGCACTGGTACGACGCCGCGCAGGCCATCATGACCACCGACACGCTGCCGAAAGCCGTGTCGCGCCAGGTCAAGGTCGACGGCCACACGGTCACGATGACGGGCATCAGCAAGGGCGCGGGCATGATCAAGCCGAACATGGCGACGATGCTCGGCTTTCTCGCATTCGATGCCAACGTCGCGCAACCGGTGCTCGACGAACTGGTCAAGCATGTCGCAGACCGCTCGTTCAACTGCGTCACGATCGACGGCGATACGTCGACCAACGACTCGTTCATCCTGATCGCATCGGGCAAGTCGAGCCTGCCTGCCATCACGTCGACGGATTCGCCCGCCTATGTCGCCCTGCGCGATGCCGTGACGGAAACGGCGCAGACGCTCTCGCAACTGATCGTGCGTGATGGCGAAGGCGCGACGAAGTTCATGACGGTGCAGGTCGAAGGCGGATCGACTGTCGCCGAGTGCCGCCAGATCGCTTATGCGATCGGGCATTCGCCGCTCGTGAAGACGGCGTTCTACGCATCGGATCCGAACCTCGGCCGCATTCTGGCCGCCATCGGCTATGCAGGCGTGACGGACCTCGATGTGGGCAAGATCGACCTGTATCTGGATGATGTGCTCGTCGCGAAAGCGGGCGGGCGCAACCCCGAGTACAAGGAAGAAGACGGGCAGCGCGTGATGAAGAAGGCCGAAATCCTGATTCGCGTTGTGCTCGGTCGCGGCGATGCGCAAGCGACGATCTGGACGTGCGATCTGTCGCATGATTACGTAAGCATCAACGCCGACTACCGTTCCTGA
- a CDS encoding prepilin peptidase: protein MPTTLTSVSEPSFSGPLARFADSLGAAFGTLPAGAQIAFVIAFGLVIGSFLNVVVHRLPIMLERAWRAEVSEATDHAFDEDGLPERYNLWLPRSACPHCGHVLRAWENVPVLSYLLLRGRCSHCKTHVSFRYPLLELSSAALALGALISFGATGTALAAFALCATLLAMSAIDIDTHLLPDSMTLPLLWAGLIVNFNAVFASLHDAVIGAIAGYLALWCVHWVFKIVRGVEGMGYGDFKLLAALGAWLGWAALPQIILIAAVTGAVVGLVATWIGRMRFEEPLPFGPFLAAGGAVTLFVGTPLYMALGG, encoded by the coding sequence ATGCCGACCACGCTCACGTCCGTGTCAGAACCTTCCTTCAGCGGCCCGCTCGCCCGTTTCGCGGACAGCCTCGGCGCAGCCTTCGGCACGTTGCCTGCGGGCGCGCAGATCGCATTCGTGATTGCGTTCGGTCTGGTGATCGGCAGCTTCCTGAACGTCGTCGTGCATCGCTTGCCGATCATGCTCGAACGCGCATGGCGCGCCGAAGTGAGTGAAGCGACGGACCACGCATTCGATGAAGACGGCCTGCCCGAGCGCTACAACCTCTGGTTGCCGCGCAGCGCATGCCCACATTGCGGCCACGTGCTGCGCGCGTGGGAGAACGTCCCAGTGCTCAGCTATCTGCTGTTGCGCGGCCGGTGCTCGCACTGCAAGACGCACGTGAGCTTTCGATATCCGCTGCTCGAACTGTCGAGCGCGGCGCTGGCCCTGGGCGCGCTCATCTCGTTTGGCGCAACGGGCACCGCGCTCGCTGCGTTCGCCCTATGCGCGACGCTGCTGGCAATGAGCGCGATCGATATCGACACACACCTGTTGCCGGACTCTATGACCTTGCCGTTGCTCTGGGCCGGCCTCATCGTCAATTTCAATGCAGTGTTCGCGAGTCTGCACGACGCCGTGATCGGCGCGATTGCAGGCTACCTCGCGCTGTGGTGCGTGCATTGGGTGTTCAAGATCGTGCGAGGCGTCGAAGGCATGGGTTATGGCGACTTCAAGCTGCTCGCCGCGCTCGGCGCATGGCTCGGTTGGGCCGCGCTGCCACAGATCATTCTGATTGCCGCAGTGACGGGCGCCGTCGTCGGCCTGGTGGCGACATGGATCGGGCGCATGCGTTTCGAAGAGCCACTGCCCTTCGGTCCGTTCCTCGCGGCAGGCGGCGCCGTGACGCTGTTCGTCGGCACGCCGCTTTACATGGCTTTGGGAGGCTGA
- the coaE gene encoding dephospho-CoA kinase (Dephospho-CoA kinase (CoaE) performs the final step in coenzyme A biosynthesis.) translates to MFAVGLTGGIGSGKSTVADLFAKRGVTLVDTDVIAHRITAPRGLAMPSIATEFGPSFVASDGSLDRARMRALVFSDENARKRLEAITHPLIRAETERQRQQAPGPYVIVVVPLLVESGSWKTRVNRVLAVDCSVETQIARVMRRNAFTREQVLAIIARQATREARLAAADDVIVNDNRSLEELDVDVDQLHRTYVSLAGA, encoded by the coding sequence ATGTTTGCTGTTGGATTGACGGGCGGCATCGGCAGCGGCAAGTCCACGGTTGCCGATCTGTTCGCAAAACGCGGCGTGACGCTCGTCGATACCGACGTGATCGCGCATCGCATCACCGCGCCGCGGGGGCTCGCCATGCCGTCCATCGCGACGGAGTTCGGTCCGTCATTCGTTGCCTCAGACGGCTCGCTCGATCGCGCCCGTATGCGCGCACTGGTTTTCAGCGACGAGAATGCGCGCAAACGGCTCGAAGCAATCACGCATCCTTTGATCCGCGCGGAGACCGAACGTCAGCGTCAACAGGCGCCGGGACCTTATGTGATCGTCGTCGTGCCGCTGCTCGTCGAATCAGGTAGTTGGAAAACGCGTGTGAATCGCGTGCTGGCGGTCGATTGCAGCGTCGAGACGCAGATCGCGCGCGTCATGCGCCGCAATGCGTTCACGCGCGAACAGGTACTTGCGATCATCGCGCGCCAGGCCACGCGCGAAGCGCGCCTTGCCGCCGCCGACGATGTGATCGTCAACGACAACCGCTCCCTCGAAGAACTCGACGTTGACGTCGATCAGCTTCATCGCACGTATGTTTCGCTCGCGGGTGCCTAA
- a CDS encoding DNA gyrase inhibitor YacG, with the protein MVTVVKCPSCGRDVRWTPENRFRPFCSERCKQVDLGAWAAEKYKIGGTDEEPPTDDTPGEHRSH; encoded by the coding sequence ATGGTCACTGTAGTCAAATGCCCAAGCTGCGGTAGAGATGTCCGCTGGACTCCCGAGAACCGCTTCCGTCCCTTCTGTTCCGAGCGCTGCAAGCAGGTCGATCTCGGCGCGTGGGCTGCCGAGAAATACAAGATCGGCGGCACCGACGAAGAACCGCCAACCGACGACACGCCCGGCGAGCACCGCTCGCACTGA
- the zapD gene encoding cell division protein ZapD has protein sequence MILYEYPFNERIRTLLRLEDLFERFTFFLTQEDAREHHVALTTLFEISEVAGRADLKSDLMKELERQRQTLAPFRGNPGIEQNALEAVLGEIEQTLAGLTQMQGKTGQHLADNEWLASIRSRAIIPGGTCKFDLPSYYAWQQTHPDQRRQDIAKWVMPLLPLRDAAAIVLRLARESGQASKVMAMQGSYQQMLSGRTYQLMQVRVAPELRVIPEASANKYMLWVRFTVQDGDLRPRAVDVDVPFQLTLCSL, from the coding sequence TTGATCCTTTACGAGTATCCCTTCAATGAGCGAATCCGGACGCTGCTGCGCCTCGAAGATCTGTTCGAGCGCTTCACGTTCTTTTTGACTCAGGAAGATGCCAGGGAACATCACGTCGCGCTGACTACGCTGTTCGAAATCTCGGAAGTCGCGGGCCGCGCGGATCTGAAGTCCGATTTGATGAAGGAACTGGAGCGGCAGCGTCAAACGCTCGCTCCGTTTCGCGGTAATCCCGGCATCGAGCAGAACGCACTCGAAGCCGTCCTCGGCGAAATCGAACAGACGCTCGCCGGGCTGACGCAAATGCAAGGCAAGACTGGCCAGCATCTTGCTGATAACGAGTGGCTCGCGAGCATTCGCAGCCGCGCCATCATCCCGGGCGGCACCTGCAAGTTCGATCTTCCGTCGTACTACGCGTGGCAGCAGACGCATCCCGACCAGCGTCGCCAGGACATCGCCAAGTGGGTCATGCCGCTTCTGCCGCTACGTGACGCAGCTGCCATCGTGCTGCGGCTTGCGCGCGAATCGGGGCAGGCGTCGAAAGTGATGGCCATGCAGGGCAGTTACCAGCAAATGCTGTCGGGTCGCACGTATCAGCTGATGCAGGTACGCGTGGCACCGGAATTGCGGGTGATTCCGGAGGCCAGTGCCAACAAGTACATGTTGTGGGTGCGCTTCACCGTGCAGGACGGCGATCTGCGTCCGCGCGCGGTCGATGTCGACGTGCCGTTCCAGTTGACGCTGTGCAGTCTTTAA
- a CDS encoding NUDIX domain-containing protein, whose amino-acid sequence MSDAAQSHAGELNEAGRPVTEVAVGVLVQPDGRYLLAQRPAGKPYEGYWEFPGGKLEPGETVEAALARELHEELGIDVQASHRWHVLEHDYPHAYVRLYFCKVTAWHGEPHGREGQAFAWQTLPAQVSPLLPATIPVLEWLAAE is encoded by the coding sequence ATGAGCGACGCAGCGCAAAGCCACGCGGGCGAGTTGAACGAAGCTGGCCGTCCCGTCACGGAAGTGGCCGTCGGCGTGCTCGTTCAGCCCGATGGCCGCTATCTGCTCGCGCAACGGCCCGCCGGCAAACCGTACGAAGGCTATTGGGAATTTCCGGGCGGCAAACTGGAGCCGGGTGAAACGGTGGAAGCGGCGCTCGCGCGCGAACTGCACGAAGAACTCGGCATCGACGTGCAGGCGAGCCATCGCTGGCACGTGCTCGAGCACGACTATCCGCACGCCTACGTGCGCCTCTATTTCTGCAAGGTGACGGCGTGGCACGGCGAGCCGCACGGGCGCGAAGGTCAGGCGTTCGCGTGGCAGACGCTGCCGGCGCAGGTGTCGCCGCTGTTGCCCGCGACGATTCCCGTGCTGGAGTGGCTCGCGGCGGAGTGA
- a CDS encoding HlyC/CorC family transporter produces the protein MEQLPLWAQIGAVVLLLICSSFFAISETAMMAINRHRLKHLATKGALGAKTTQGLLARTDELLSTVLIGNNLFNTIIPVLTTSIALHTFGSNNVVLSIATGIVAFLIIVFAEITPKIVGATFPEKIALPASLLIAPLMRVSKPLIWFVNLFANSILRVLHINTKGAHDQRLSTEELRTIVLESGSFMPTKHRSILLNLFDLENITVDDVMIPRRRIEALDFDAPFEQILHQLETCYHNKLIVYQGDFDRVLGVLHVRKTLSALHNQELERDTLRELLAEPYFVPTGTPVFQQLQFFQESRHRTALVVDEYGELQGLVTPEDIIEELIGEFTTSVPRSAGSRGGWNEEGECIVAGSMPLRELNRWLQLKLPTDGPKTLNGLILEVLEEIPEGDVCVKINDIKIEVMRSDDQAIRTVKIFRPGPAPGSKIKRLVGR, from the coding sequence GTGGAACAACTTCCCTTATGGGCGCAAATAGGCGCCGTCGTCCTGCTTCTCATCTGCTCCAGCTTCTTTGCCATTTCCGAGACAGCGATGATGGCGATCAACCGCCATCGCCTGAAACATCTCGCGACCAAGGGTGCGCTCGGCGCGAAGACCACTCAAGGCCTGCTCGCGCGCACGGATGAACTGCTCAGCACCGTCCTGATCGGCAACAACCTGTTCAACACGATCATCCCCGTGCTGACCACGTCGATCGCGTTGCACACCTTCGGCAGCAATAACGTCGTGCTGTCGATCGCGACGGGTATCGTCGCGTTTCTCATCATCGTGTTCGCCGAAATCACGCCGAAGATCGTCGGCGCAACGTTCCCGGAAAAGATCGCGCTTCCCGCCAGCCTGCTGATCGCGCCGCTCATGCGCGTGTCGAAGCCGCTGATCTGGTTCGTCAACCTGTTCGCGAACTCAATCCTGCGCGTGCTGCATATCAATACCAAGGGCGCGCACGACCAGCGGCTGTCGACGGAGGAACTGCGCACCATTGTGCTCGAGTCCGGCAGCTTCATGCCGACCAAGCACCGCAGCATTCTGCTCAACCTGTTCGACCTCGAAAACATTACGGTCGACGACGTGATGATCCCGCGCCGCCGCATCGAAGCCCTCGATTTCGACGCGCCATTCGAGCAGATCCTTCATCAGCTCGAAACCTGCTATCACAACAAGCTGATCGTCTATCAAGGCGATTTCGACCGCGTGCTCGGCGTGCTCCACGTGCGCAAGACGCTGTCCGCCCTGCACAACCAGGAACTGGAACGCGACACGCTGCGCGAACTGCTCGCGGAGCCGTACTTCGTGCCGACGGGCACGCCCGTTTTCCAACAGCTTCAGTTCTTTCAGGAAAGCCGTCATCGCACTGCGCTCGTCGTCGATGAGTACGGCGAACTGCAGGGGCTCGTGACACCCGAGGACATCATCGAGGAACTGATCGGCGAATTCACGACGTCCGTGCCGCGTAGCGCCGGTTCGCGCGGCGGCTGGAACGAGGAAGGTGAATGCATCGTCGCGGGCAGCATGCCGCTGCGCGAGTTGAACCGCTGGCTGCAACTAAAGTTGCCGACGGACGGCCCGAAAACGCTGAACGGGTTGATCCTGGAAGTTCTCGAAGAAATTCCTGAAGGCGATGTCTGCGTAAAGATTAACGACATCAAAATCGAAGTAATGCGCAGCGACGATCAAGCAATCAGAACAGTTAAGATTTTTCGCCCCGGTCCCGCGCCGGGGTCGAAGATCAAGCGGCTTGTCGGCCGCTGA